Proteins encoded together in one Panthera uncia isolate 11264 chromosome A2, Puncia_PCG_1.0, whole genome shotgun sequence window:
- the SNAPC2 gene encoding snRNA-activating protein complex subunit 2 isoform X2, which yields MKPPQRRRAAPARYLGEVTGPAAWSPREKRQLLRLLQARQGQPEPDATELARELPGRSEAEVWMDLAEKITGPLEEALTVAFSQVLTIAATEPVSLLHSKPPKPTQARGKQLLLSAPGGREDSSPETPETPGPAPKTSDPAPEAPSESLADPAAEGDLSVDFEKIYKYLSAISRSCQGPELSAAESAVVLDLLLALPEELPRLPCTALVKHMSDTYLRLTAPQPDPAGEGLGPRAENGGTSPRGPEEASQAMPQAPENAGPSEPRSAWQAAGVCPLNPFLVPLEFLGQAATPAR from the exons ATGAAGCCTCCACAGCGGCGGCGAGCGGCCCCGGCGCGCTACCTGGGCGAGGTGACCGGCCCCGCGGCCTGGAGCCCCCGCGAGAAGCGGCAGCTGCTACGACTACTGCAGGCGCGGCAGGGCCAGCCGGAGCCGGACGCCACTGAGCTGGCCCGAGAACTGCCGGGCCGCAGCGAGGCCGAG GTATGGATGGATCTGGCTGAGAAGATAACAGGCCCGCTGGAGGAAGCCCTGACTGTGGCTTTTTCACAG GTACTCACCATCGCGGCCACAGAGCCCGTCAGCCTCCTGCACTCCAAGCCCCCCAAGCCCACACAGGCGCGTGGAAAGCAGCTGCTGCTCAGCGCCCCTGGAGGGCGGGAGGACTCGAGCCCTGAGACCCCGGAGacccctggccccgcccccaagACAAGTGACCCCGCCCCTGAGGCACCTTCCGAATCCCTAGCTGACCCCGCGGCTGAAGGAGATCTCTCCGTGGACTTTGAGAAGATCTACAAGTATCTGTCAGCCATCTCCCGCAGTTGCCAGGGCCCTGAACTTTCTGCAGCTG AGTCAGCTGTGGTCCTTGACCTGCTGCTGGCACTTCCGGAGGAGCTCCCCCGCCTGCCCTGCACGGCCCTGGTTAAACATATGTCGGATACGTACCTGCGCCTGACGGCCCCCCAGCCGGACCCAGCTGGTGAGGGCCTGGGGCCCAGAGCTGAGAATGGCGGGACAAGCCCCAGGGGGCCGGAGGAGGCCAGCCAGGCCATGCCCCAGGCCCCAGAGAATGCTGGACCCAGTGAACCGAGATCTGCTTGGCAGGCAGCCGGGGTCTGCCCCCTGAACCCGTTCCTGGTGCCCCTGGAATTTCTAGGCCAGGCAGCCACCCCTGCGCGTTGA
- the CTXN1 gene encoding cortexin-1 → MSATWTLSPEPLPPSTGPPVGAGLDAEQRTVFAFVLCLLVVLVLLMVRCVRILLDPYSRMPASSWTDHKEALERGQFDYALV, encoded by the coding sequence ATGAGCGCGACGTGGACGCTGTCCCCCGAGCCGCTGCCGCCGTCGACGGGGCCCCCGGTGGGCGCGGGCCTGGACGCGGAGCAGCGCACAGTGTTCGCCTTCGTACTCTGCCTGCTCGTGGTGCTGGTGCTGCTGATGGTGCGCTGCGTGCGCATCCTGCTCGACCCCTACAGCCGCATGCCCGCCTCGTCCTGGACCGACCACAAGGAGGCGCTCGAGCGCGGGCAGTTCGACTACGCGCTGGTCTGA
- the SNAPC2 gene encoding snRNA-activating protein complex subunit 2 isoform X1: MKPPQRRRAAPARYLGEVTGPAAWSPREKRQLLRLLQARQGQPEPDATELARELPGRSEAEIRDFLRQLKGRVVREAIQRVHPGGPQGPRRRETQTPAPIEVWMDLAEKITGPLEEALTVAFSQVLTIAATEPVSLLHSKPPKPTQARGKQLLLSAPGGREDSSPETPETPGPAPKTSDPAPEAPSESLADPAAEGDLSVDFEKIYKYLSAISRSCQGPELSAAESAVVLDLLLALPEELPRLPCTALVKHMSDTYLRLTAPQPDPAGEGLGPRAENGGTSPRGPEEASQAMPQAPENAGPSEPRSAWQAAGVCPLNPFLVPLEFLGQAATPAR, translated from the exons ATGAAGCCTCCACAGCGGCGGCGAGCGGCCCCGGCGCGCTACCTGGGCGAGGTGACCGGCCCCGCGGCCTGGAGCCCCCGCGAGAAGCGGCAGCTGCTACGACTACTGCAGGCGCGGCAGGGCCAGCCGGAGCCGGACGCCACTGAGCTGGCCCGAGAACTGCCGGGCCGCAGCGAGGCCGAG atccgggactTCCTGCGGCAGCTCAAGGGCCGCGTGGTCCGGGAGGCCATTCAGAGGGTGCATCCAGGTGGCCCGCAGGGTCCAAGGCGCCGGGAAACACAGACCCCGGCCCCCATCGAG GTATGGATGGATCTGGCTGAGAAGATAACAGGCCCGCTGGAGGAAGCCCTGACTGTGGCTTTTTCACAG GTACTCACCATCGCGGCCACAGAGCCCGTCAGCCTCCTGCACTCCAAGCCCCCCAAGCCCACACAGGCGCGTGGAAAGCAGCTGCTGCTCAGCGCCCCTGGAGGGCGGGAGGACTCGAGCCCTGAGACCCCGGAGacccctggccccgcccccaagACAAGTGACCCCGCCCCTGAGGCACCTTCCGAATCCCTAGCTGACCCCGCGGCTGAAGGAGATCTCTCCGTGGACTTTGAGAAGATCTACAAGTATCTGTCAGCCATCTCCCGCAGTTGCCAGGGCCCTGAACTTTCTGCAGCTG AGTCAGCTGTGGTCCTTGACCTGCTGCTGGCACTTCCGGAGGAGCTCCCCCGCCTGCCCTGCACGGCCCTGGTTAAACATATGTCGGATACGTACCTGCGCCTGACGGCCCCCCAGCCGGACCCAGCTGGTGAGGGCCTGGGGCCCAGAGCTGAGAATGGCGGGACAAGCCCCAGGGGGCCGGAGGAGGCCAGCCAGGCCATGCCCCAGGCCCCAGAGAATGCTGGACCCAGTGAACCGAGATCTGCTTGGCAGGCAGCCGGGGTCTGCCCCCTGAACCCGTTCCTGGTGCCCCTGGAATTTCTAGGCCAGGCAGCCACCCCTGCGCGTTGA